From the genome of Nostoc sp. C052, one region includes:
- a CDS encoding aldo/keto reductase: MKTRKLGNQGLVVSELGLGCMGMSDFYGGQDDREAIATIHRALELGITLLDTADMYGPFTNEELVGRAIKDRRDRVAIATKFGIVRSPEGGWNGINGKPEYVHQACDASLKRLGVDVIDLYYQHRIDPEVPIEDTIGAMAELVQQGKVRYLGLSEATPSTIRRANTVHSISALQTEYSLWSRDPEDEILPTVRELGIGFVPYSPLGRGFLSGRFTSPNDFSEDDYRRSSPRFQGENFYKNLQLVEQVKAIAAEKGATPSQLALAWLLAQGEDIIPIPGTKQRKYLEENVAATEVQLTTDDLNRIEVVAPKGVAAGERYPANIRSLQEALTNSRRSQPN, from the coding sequence ATGAAAACACGCAAACTCGGCAATCAAGGACTTGTGGTTTCAGAACTAGGACTGGGCTGTATGGGAATGTCTGATTTCTATGGTGGACAGGACGATCGAGAAGCGATCGCCACGATTCACCGAGCATTAGAACTCGGCATTACCTTACTGGATACTGCCGATATGTATGGCCCCTTTACCAATGAAGAGTTGGTAGGCAGAGCCATCAAAGACCGTCGCGATCGGGTCGCGATCGCAACGAAGTTTGGTATTGTGCGATCGCCAGAGGGTGGATGGAACGGTATTAACGGTAAGCCAGAGTATGTGCATCAAGCCTGTGATGCATCGCTGAAGCGGTTGGGTGTAGATGTGATTGACCTTTATTATCAGCACCGGATTGATCCGGAAGTCCCCATTGAAGACACGATTGGTGCAATGGCGGAACTGGTGCAGCAGGGAAAAGTGCGCTATCTAGGGCTTTCAGAAGCCACTCCGTCCACGATTCGACGCGCTAATACTGTTCACTCCATTTCCGCCCTACAAACAGAATATTCCCTCTGGAGCCGCGATCCCGAAGATGAAATTCTGCCCACAGTGCGGGAATTAGGTATTGGATTTGTACCCTACAGTCCATTGGGTCGAGGCTTTTTGTCAGGACGATTCACCAGCCCAAATGATTTTTCAGAAGACGACTACCGCCGATCTTCCCCTCGCTTTCAGGGAGAGAATTTCTACAAAAATCTGCAATTAGTGGAGCAGGTAAAGGCGATTGCGGCTGAAAAAGGAGCAACGCCCAGTCAACTCGCCCTGGCATGGCTGTTAGCCCAAGGAGAAGATATCATTCCCATTCCGGGTACCAAGCAGCGCAAATATCTGGAGGAGAACGTTGCAGCAACAGAAGTTCAGCTGACAACAGACGACCTGAACCGAATTGAAGTTGTTGCACCAAAAGGAGTGGCCGCAGGCGAGCGCTACCCCGCTAATATAAGGTCGCTGCAAGAGGCATTAACGAACAGCAGACGATCTCAGCCAAATTGA
- a CDS encoding SDR family oxidoreductase has translation MTTLSGKVALVTGGTSGIGKATALALAQAGAKVVVAGRRQVEGEETIRQIQAMGGEGFSVTADVSKEADVQILIEKIMTHYGRLDIAFNNAGVEQDSTPLAEQTEATYDHIMDINVKGVWLSLKHEIPALLKSGGGAIVNTSSVLGLVGGAMVPIYTASKHAVEGLTKSVALEFVKQGIRVNAVSPGPIQTEMLDRLFKANPKATEDFIKGQPIGRIGTPSEVVNAVLWLCSDASSFVTGQSLTVDGGFIVQ, from the coding sequence ATGACTACGTTATCTGGAAAAGTCGCACTCGTTACAGGTGGAACATCAGGGATTGGTAAAGCAACCGCTCTAGCTCTAGCTCAAGCTGGAGCAAAAGTAGTTGTCGCAGGTCGTCGGCAAGTTGAAGGTGAAGAAACAATTCGACAGATTCAAGCGATGGGTGGGGAAGGCTTTTCTGTGACGGCAGATGTTTCTAAAGAAGCCGATGTGCAGATACTGATTGAGAAAATAATGACACACTATGGAAGACTCGACATTGCTTTCAACAATGCTGGAGTGGAACAAGATTCCACACCCTTAGCAGAGCAAACCGAAGCTACTTACGATCACATTATGGATATCAATGTTAAAGGGGTATGGTTGTCTTTGAAACATGAGATTCCAGCTTTGTTGAAAAGTGGCGGTGGGGCGATCGTCAATACTAGTTCAGTTTTGGGTTTGGTCGGTGGTGCAATGGTGCCGATTTACACTGCTAGTAAACACGCTGTAGAAGGGCTAACAAAATCAGTGGCATTAGAATTTGTCAAGCAAGGAATTCGGGTGAATGCCGTCAGTCCGGGTCCAATTCAAACCGAAATGCTCGATCGCCTTTTCAAAGCAAATCCAAAAGCGACCGAGGATTTCATCAAAGGGCAGCCAATCGGTCGGATTGGTACGCCGTCAGAAGTGGTAAATGCTGTATTATGGCTCTGTTCAGACGCTTCTAGTTTTGTCACTGGACAATCGCTCACAGTTGATGGTGGATTTATCGTGCAATAA
- a CDS encoding nitroreductase, translating into MFDLDQTIKDRHSTRKFLSKPVPRILLDEALALAQLAPSNSNTQPWRVVFAEGTRRDQLKKALLKQAQHFDESQLPKIAQLPEAFQHYRQELGEQVYGAMGIAREDTASRERAVLRNYEFFDAPMVGIVCMHRELGDADALSVGIYLQTLMLSLTARGLGTCAQVSLAAYPEIIRSELNIPPELSILCGLAVGYTDPDFPPNHLHISRDPVENNISFLDDLELVVCQPKNAK; encoded by the coding sequence ATGTTCGATCTCGACCAAACTATCAAAGACCGACACTCAACCCGAAAATTCTTATCCAAACCCGTACCGCGAATTTTACTCGATGAAGCTCTTGCTCTAGCACAGCTCGCGCCGTCGAATTCTAATACCCAGCCGTGGCGGGTAGTATTTGCTGAAGGTACTCGACGCGATCAACTGAAAAAGGCTTTGCTAAAGCAAGCGCAGCATTTTGACGAGTCTCAACTACCCAAAATCGCTCAACTGCCAGAGGCATTTCAGCATTACCGCCAGGAACTAGGCGAACAAGTCTATGGAGCGATGGGGATTGCTCGTGAGGATACAGCAAGTCGAGAACGAGCCGTTCTGCGTAATTACGAATTTTTTGATGCCCCAATGGTCGGTATCGTTTGTATGCACCGAGAACTAGGCGATGCGGATGCTTTAAGTGTAGGGATCTATTTACAAACGCTGATGCTGAGTCTGACTGCTCGTGGACTGGGTACCTGCGCTCAGGTTTCGCTAGCCGCTTATCCTGAAATCATTCGCAGCGAGTTAAATATCCCACCGGAATTATCGATCCTGTGCGGTTTAGCCGTTGGCTATACCGATCCTGATTTTCCTCCTAATCACCTGCATATTAGCCGCGATCCCGTTGAGAACAATATCTCATTTCTCGACGATCTTGAGCTAGTAGTCTGCCAACCCAAAAATGCTAAGTGA